In the genome of Populus trichocarpa isolate Nisqually-1 chromosome 10, P.trichocarpa_v4.1, whole genome shotgun sequence, the window caaaaaaatatgagcatttatatatttagttagatagatcatttatatatttggataagtgtactcattaaaaaaaattcttgctcattttttttttaatttgaatttaaaaatgacaaggtaaaaagcattttatttttatagccaCCAACTTAAAATAACGAACATTTTAAAGTTGCGGtgatgataatttaaaatatttttttatttagaaatatattaaaatatttttttttattttttaaaaattatttttaatattaacacattaaattaatctaaaaatataaaaaaaagttattttaaacaaaaaaaattaaaatttttaaaaatacaaaacatactGTTTCGTTAGATTACTATCCATTAAtgttagtttttcaaaaaaaaaaaatttagtttgaaagataattttattatatattaacaaatataattactaaaataactctgtataatttaaaaaataaatatttacatcacaatgaaaaaactatttcaTCCCAAAACAAGGGGACAATAAAGTCAtgaaactattataataaatagtattcCATGTCTTGTACCGTGACAAGGTAAATTCCCAATGAGAATTAATTAACGTTTTTGATAACGGTCATGTGACCTTCCTGTGCAGGTATATGTGCTGTGACTTCAATGATTCACTGCCATTATGTTGAGGTCTCGGGCTTGTATGAAAATGTATTtatgattgtattttaaaatattttttattttttaaaaattatttttaatattaggaaaacataaaaaaatttaatttaaaataaaaaaattttaatttttttaaaatatttttgaaatataaaaacaaaacaaaaatattattatgttagTGGATTTTAAACAGGTGaaataacaaatatagaaaGGTTGAAGGGAAGTTTGGACACATTAGCCTTTTCATCATGACAATTTGTTCGAGAAGAATTTAAGagtgaattgaatttttattttttttatttactgggttaaataaaaaaaggagacaACATGCATCAAAGCTACCCCACATTGATTATTAGGAATTACCACAATTTATCCATCAATCTCCACGGCAACAGGTCCAGCCCATGTGAAAGAAAATCCTTTTTTCGgcccaaaagagaatgttaagATATTCGTTTTCACTGAGCAGACAACACGACGTCGTTGTCTACCTGCATTCGGCAGCACGCATTTCCACTCAAAATCCTTAAACCGGAATGTGGACACAAACAACACTTCTACGCTCTCTCACGCATTCCTTGAGCGCGTGAAACAACCCCAGTGTAATAATAAGTTCGGATTTAGCAATAAGTGCATCTATGCGATTCAGACATAGACATGGCTATAAAGGTCACAGGATGATATATTTGGTATTCAAAATTATTCTGAGGGTAATCtaggaagaaaacaatatcacTTTAGtagtaatataaatatatcaaacccTACAATCTCTCCAATCCGTCATTAGCTACTCTCCTCCTTCCATCTCTCTCGCGGCCAGGGTTTAATCCATTCTCTCGTAAGGTTGGATTTTCTGGTACATGTTATCTTCTCTTGATTTCCGTTGTAGTTTTGATCAAGATTACATAACTGAGTTGCTGATTAGTGACTTATTTGTCGAAGATTTGTGATATATTTCTCGGCTTTAGTCTAGAATTTTAAGCTGTATCCTGCGTGGATTTTTttcgttagtttttttttaattcttattattttttatttcgtgTTATAAGTTGCTGCATGAAATTTGTTCTTGTTTGACAGATAGATCTAAGAAATTAATCGCTGTGATATAAGATTTTTCGAAGATAAATACCGTTTTATACGTCCGTGTTATTTTCATTGGCATATTAAAATATGGTTTTATATAGATttctttatgtttgtttttattgcttATGCTTTTACTTGGGCGatgattttgttaatatttgagATAACAGGCTTGCAGTTTTAACCCTGTAGTTTTGAAATTGAAGCTGGAAAAAATCTGGGACGATTTTATGCCCTAATTATTATGGATAATAGTTATTAGATTTTCATGCCGTATTTTTTAACAGTCATGCGGTATTTACGAATAACTATTATCTAAACAGTTCTTCCAGTACCGCCTTTGTTTATTTCTTAGTTCTCTTCTGGTGTTTAATTAATAACACTTGTATATAATCTGAaactattaatttgatttgactTAATACTTTATGTTGAGTATGCTttcttcttgtaattttttactCTACCATTGATTGTTTAAACATTTCATATCTTCTTGTATAACAGTTCAGCTCTAATATATCATCATGGGTAAGGAAAAGAGTCACATCAACATTGTGGTCATTGGCCATGTCGACTCTGGAAAATCAACCACCACTGGCCACTTGATCTACAAGCTTGGAGGTATTGACAAGCGTGTCATCGAGAGGTTCGAGAAGGAAGCTGCTGAGATGAACAAGAGGTCATTCAAGTATGCCTGGGTGCTCGACAAGCTCAAGGCTGAGCGCGAGCGTGGTATCACCATTGACATTGCCTTGTGGAAGTTCGAGACCACCAAGTACTACTGCACTGTCATTGATGCCCCTGGACATCGTGACTTTATCAAGAACATGATTACTGGGACTTCCCAGGCTGACTGTGCCGTGCTTATCATTGATTCCACCACTGGTGGTTTTGAAGCTGGTATCTCCAAGGATGGCCAGACTCGTGAGCACGCACTCCTTGCCTTCACCCTTGGTGTGAGGCAAATGATCTGCTGCTGTAACAAGGTATATTTCTATTCTCTTCTTTCAAGTTAAGTTTATTGCTCATTTTGCATTGATATCTGCCTTGTCACGTGTATTTGAGAAGATTTCTTTGGCTGGCTGCTAATCTTTATTCTTGGGTTCTTGTAACAGATGGATGCCACAACTCCAAAGTACTCCAAGGCAAGGTATGATGAAATTGTCAAGGAGGTGTCATCCTACTTGAAGAAGGTTGGTTACAACCCTGACAAGATTCCCTTTGTCCCCATCTCTGGATTTGAGGGTGACAACATGATTGAGAGATCTACCAACCTTGACTGGTACAAGGGCCCAACTCTCCTGGATGCCCTCGACCAGATCCAGGAGCCCAAGAGGCCCTCAGACAAGCCCCTCCGTCTCCCGCTTCAGGACGTGTACAAGATTGGTGGTATCGGAACTGTCCCAGTGGGTCGTGTTGAAACTGGTATCATCAAGCCCGGCATGGTTGTCACATTCGGTCCAACTGGACTGAGTACTGAAGTCAAGTCTGTTGAGATGCACCACGAGGCTCTCCTAGAGGCACTTCCCGGTGACAATGTCGGGTTCAATGTTAAGAATGTAGCTGTTAAGGATCTGAAGCGTGGTTTTGTTGCCTCGAACTCCAAGGACGATCCTGCCAAGGAGGCTGCCAACTTCACCGCCCAAGTTATCATCATGAACCATCCTGGGCAGATCGGAAACGGTTACGCCCCTGTTCTTGACTGCCACACCTGTCACATTGCTGTGAAGTTTGCTGAGATCCTCACCAAGATTGACAGGCGGTCTGGGAAGGAACTGGAGAAGGAGCCCAAGTTCCTGAAGAATGGTGATGCTGGTATGATTAAGATGATTCCCACCAAGCCCATGGTGGTGGAGTCTTTCTCAGAGTATCCTCCACTTGGTCGATTTGCTGTGAGGGACATGCGCCAGACTGTTGCTGTGGGTGTGATCAAGAGCGTGGAGAAGAAGGAACCCTCTGGTGCCAAGGTGACCAAATCTGCTGCCAAGAAGGGTGGCAAGTGAACGGAGCAGGTTGATGCTACTGGAATCTATTTTACAAATAACGACTTGGTTCTTCTTAGTTCTCAATTTCTTGGATGTTTATCCATGTGTCTTGATCTCTGTAGTTTTATGTCACTACTCTCATCAAGAGGCTGTTCGCAGAATTGGGTTCTTGATCGGCGGTGGCGATGTATATCTTTAGATATCTTCTGCGCTTTTTTGTCTTAAAAGTTAAAGGTTTTGTCAGACTTTTCTATTTTCATGAACTGGTCGCGACTGGTAGGTCTTGTTACCGAGGATTCTACATCTTCTATATTGTACTTGAATAGTGTTGTGTTTTGTTTGGTCTCTGTCGTTGGCCTGTTACCGGTAACCTTCACAGGGTTTTCTgcattttcttccttcttttccgCTTCTTGTAGGTGAATTTACAATTTGCTGCCTGAAGCTGTTAGAAGCCTGTTTGTTAGTGGCATTGCAAtagaagggtttttttaaaaaaaagtattaaaaaagtatttttttaatgatttaaaattatttttaaaaaatgatatttttaaaagcatgcCCAGGCCGTGTTGCCGGACatgctattaaaaataaatgacatcGGACTGTTCCCCGTACGGGCTATTTCATTCTGGCCAGAATAGCTTCCAGGGCTAGTGGGAGTCTTTGTTTAGATTGCATTGCATGAGcgagatatatattaaaataatattttttttaatttttaaaaattatttttaagatttacatatgaaaattaataaataaataaattttaaagcaaCGTTGTTACAATCACGTTTCCAGCAACTTTAGCCttattgtattcttttttcattcGTGTCGGATTGCCATCAGTTGGCTTGGAAATAGTTATGTTCATCTGGCCGGACGTGTATTACATTGCGTTAGTTTtgaaagtgattttaaaaaagttaatttttttttttttttttaaattaatatattttttatatatttgtattattttgatgtgttaatatcaaaaataatttttaaaaaataaaaaaattattttaatatattttagaataaaaaatactttgaaaaataactattaacATATTCGCAAACATTCTTGAATTATGACCCGAAAAAGATTATCCAACTCTTTTTCATAAAGATAGCTATTTGTTCAGCTAGTTGAACAAATTATACTATAGACTAAAGTTCAAATAGT includes:
- the LOC18109220 gene encoding elongation factor 1-alpha isoform X4, translated to MGKEKSHINIVVIGHVDSGKSTTTGHLIYKLGGIDKRVIERFEKEAAEMNKRSFKYAWVLDKLKAERERGITIDIALWKFETTKYYCTVIDAPGHRDFIKNMITGTSQADCAVLIIDSTTGGFEAGISKDGQTREHALLAFTLGVRQMICCCNKMDATTPKYSKARYDEIVKEVSSYLKKVGYNPDKIPFVPISGFEGDNMIERSTNLDWYKGPTLLDALDQIQEPKRPSDKPLRLPLQDVYKIGGIGTVPVGRVETGIIKPGMVVTFGPTGLSTEVKSVEMHHEALLEALPGDNVGFNVKNVAVKDLKRGFVASNSKDDPAKEAANFTAQVIIMNHPGQIGNGYAPVLDCHTCHIAVKFAEILTKIDRRSGKELEKEPKFLKNGDAGMIKMIPTKPMVVESFSEYPPLGRFAVRDMRQTVAVGVIKSVEKKEPSGAKVTKSAAKKGGK
- the LOC18109220 gene encoding elongation factor 1-alpha isoform X13, producing the protein MGKEKSHINIVVIGHVDSGKSTTTGHLIYKLGGIDKRVIERFEKEAAEMNKRSFKYAWVLDKLKAERERGITIDIALWKFETTKYYCTVIDAPGHRDFIKNMITGTSQADCAVLIIDSTTGGFEAGISKDGQTREHALLAFTLGVRQMICCCNKMDATTPKYSKARYDEIVKEVSSYLKKVGYNPDKIPFVPISGFEGDNMIERSTNLDWYKGPTLLDALDQIQEPKRPSDKPLRLPLQDVYKIGGIGTVPVGRVETGIIKPGMVVTFGPTGLSTEVKSVEMHHEALLEALPGDNVGFNVKNVAVKDLKRGFVASNSKDDPAKEAANFTAQVIIMNHPGQIGNGYAPVLDCHTCHIAVKFAEILTKIDRRSGKELEKEPKFLKNGDAGMIKMIPTKPMVVETFSAYPPLGRFAVRDMRQTVAVGVIKSVEKKDPSGAKVTKSAAKKGAK